The following proteins are encoded in a genomic region of Roseinatronobacter sp. S2:
- a CDS encoding carbohydrate ABC transporter permease, which yields MTRKRFVTLTLAPAIGLLATLALVSIAGAVWFAVMNRTLRSTDYEFVGFHNFMRLMRDRRFFNALENSIIWEVITVVGTLTLAVLLAVLIFETVKKPLWRNLICFAFLVPVLLPRVAAAFIWRFLYSPSLGVINYLCELVGIGPVEFLANPSLALISVAVVDIWQWGLFFTVILLKLLETLPREPIEAAMLDNARTWEIHAYVTIPMLKGPLIALTLVKAVESLRSFDLIFVMTGGGPGTATETLDLYAYQMGINMGGRISYASAMSVLLLIVTMVAFTIIWKAGKKWAN from the coding sequence ATGACCCGGAAACGGTTCGTCACCCTGACGCTCGCACCGGCGATCGGCCTTCTGGCCACGCTGGCGCTCGTCTCGATTGCGGGAGCAGTATGGTTCGCAGTCATGAACCGCACATTGCGTTCGACTGACTACGAATTTGTTGGTTTCCACAACTTTATGCGCCTTATGCGCGACCGTCGATTCTTCAATGCACTGGAAAATTCTATAATCTGGGAAGTAATCACCGTCGTTGGGACGTTGACCCTTGCGGTGCTGCTCGCGGTCCTGATCTTCGAGACGGTCAAGAAGCCGCTATGGCGCAACCTGATCTGTTTTGCTTTCCTTGTGCCTGTCTTGTTGCCGCGTGTCGCTGCCGCCTTCATCTGGCGCTTTCTCTATTCACCGTCTCTTGGTGTTATCAATTACCTTTGCGAGTTGGTCGGCATAGGTCCGGTAGAGTTTCTTGCCAATCCATCCTTAGCGCTGATTTCAGTCGCGGTGGTAGACATCTGGCAATGGGGTCTGTTCTTCACCGTGATCTTGCTGAAACTGCTGGAAACATTGCCACGCGAACCAATCGAGGCGGCGATGCTGGATAACGCCCGTACCTGGGAAATCCACGCTTATGTTACGATCCCGATGCTCAAGGGACCGCTGATTGCACTGACGCTTGTAAAAGCTGTGGAAAGCCTGCGGTCGTTTGACCTTATCTTCGTCATGACAGGTGGCGGGCCAGGAACAGCAACCGAAACACTGGATCTTTATGCGTATCAGATGGGCATCAACATGGGCGGACGTATTTCTTATGCCTCTGCCATGTCGGTTCTTCTGCTGATTGTGACCATGGTGGCTTTCACCATCATCTGGAAAGCGGGGAAGAAATGGGCAAACTGA
- a CDS encoding carbohydrate ABC transporter permease: protein MGKLTSAIAVRVLLAVLIIVALGPILWTVLSAFKELRDIVTPVPKIFFTPTLDNFATILRNPTIRDGLVNSMIVVSAAVLVGAMLGIPAAHTLARYARRWGDDVQFFVLSLRFMPPVAIALPFIVIYLDLGIYDTLFGLVLVYLITTISTVIWLAVPAFERVPRQIEEAAAMEGCGPAEIFWRFSLPIAAPSLFGALVFTFVLVWNELLLALTLAAQKATLPVVAASITSLGKEVPWGVINAATVLLVLPPLVFIGLLMGLLNSMVRSGPK, encoded by the coding sequence ATGGGCAAACTGACTTCCGCCATTGCTGTGCGGGTGCTGCTGGCGGTTCTGATCATCGTGGCGCTGGGGCCAATTCTTTGGACGGTCCTGAGCGCATTCAAGGAACTGCGCGATATTGTCACTCCGGTGCCGAAGATCTTTTTCACGCCAACGCTGGATAACTTTGCAACCATTCTGCGGAATCCCACGATCCGCGACGGGTTGGTAAATTCCATGATCGTCGTATCTGCGGCGGTGCTGGTCGGCGCGATGCTCGGGATTCCGGCAGCACATACGCTGGCGCGCTATGCCCGCAGATGGGGTGATGATGTGCAATTTTTCGTGCTGTCGCTGCGCTTCATGCCGCCCGTCGCAATCGCGCTTCCGTTCATCGTGATCTATCTGGATCTGGGCATCTATGACACGCTTTTTGGTCTTGTGCTTGTCTATCTCATCACAACGATCTCGACCGTGATCTGGCTTGCTGTTCCCGCTTTCGAGCGCGTGCCCCGCCAGATCGAGGAGGCCGCCGCCATGGAAGGTTGCGGACCCGCCGAAATCTTCTGGCGCTTTTCGCTGCCGATTGCGGCACCCTCACTTTTTGGTGCCCTGGTTTTCACCTTTGTTCTGGTCTGGAACGAACTTCTGCTCGCACTAACACTTGCGGCCCAGAAAGCAACCTTGCCGGTGGTCGCGGCGTCCATCACCTCGCTTGGCAAAGAGGTGCCCTGGGGCGTGATCAACGCGGCCACCGTGCTGCTGGTGCTGCCACCGCTTGTCTTCATCGGCCTGCTCATGGGCCTTTTGAACTCCATGGTCCGAAGCGGCCCGAAATAG
- a CDS encoding ABC transporter ATP-binding protein: MANIICKDIVKSYGAHPVIEGLNLDIPDQEFVVFLGPSGCGKSTMLRMIAGLEDVSAGRIAIGGTDVTDLPPGERGVAMVFQNYALYPHMNVADNITFGLRRQGASRAEIEPRLKQVSDLLGLTPFLQRRPKNLSGGQQQRVAMARAMIKTPKVFLFDEPLSNLDAKLREKLRTEIRKIHMQLKTTTIFVTHDQLEAMTIADRIVLMRDGRIEQMGTPDEIFERPASRFVADFIGTPAMNFVSARILAGDGLVASGGSMTLQLSPDSFPDLIPGQKVELGLRPARMDLCAPNCRNAISGTVVLVENMGAEGQVITDVDGQEMSFVTKEFRSLAPGNPVSFTIAPDHIHVFDPETGLSLYKDRQDDQNTLR, from the coding sequence ATGGCAAATATAATCTGCAAAGACATCGTTAAATCCTACGGTGCCCATCCAGTGATCGAGGGGTTGAACCTCGACATTCCCGACCAGGAATTCGTCGTCTTTCTTGGCCCCTCGGGCTGTGGGAAATCCACCATGCTGCGCATGATCGCTGGCCTCGAAGACGTTAGCGCCGGGCGTATCGCTATCGGTGGTACCGACGTCACCGACTTGCCACCGGGCGAACGCGGCGTGGCGATGGTGTTTCAGAACTATGCGCTTTATCCGCATATGAACGTAGCCGATAATATAACCTTCGGCCTGCGCCGCCAGGGCGCCAGCCGTGCCGAAATCGAGCCACGCTTGAAACAGGTCTCAGACCTGCTGGGCTTGACCCCATTTCTCCAACGCCGCCCCAAGAACCTTTCGGGAGGACAGCAGCAGCGTGTTGCCATGGCACGCGCCATGATCAAGACACCCAAAGTGTTCTTGTTCGACGAACCGCTGTCGAATCTCGATGCCAAACTGCGCGAGAAGCTGCGCACAGAGATCCGAAAAATCCACATGCAGCTAAAGACAACAACCATTTTCGTTACGCATGACCAGCTTGAAGCCATGACCATTGCCGACCGTATCGTCCTGATGCGCGACGGGCGGATCGAGCAGATGGGCACGCCCGACGAAATATTTGAGAGGCCCGCATCACGTTTTGTAGCGGATTTCATCGGCACACCGGCAATGAACTTTGTCAGCGCCAGGATTCTGGCAGGAGATGGGCTTGTAGCCAGTGGTGGCAGCATGACATTGCAGCTTTCGCCAGACAGTTTCCCTGATCTGATACCCGGCCAGAAGGTGGAGTTGGGCCTGCGCCCTGCACGCATGGACCTATGCGCACCAAATTGCCGTAACGCCATCAGTGGGACCGTGGTTCTGGTCGAAAACATGGGTGCTGAAGGGCAGGTCATTACAGATGTCGACGGGCAGGAAATGTCTTTTGTGACCAAGGAGTTTCGCAGCCTGGCACCGGGAAATCCCGTGTCTTTTACCATTGCTCCCGACCATATTCACGTCTTCGACCCCGAAACAGGGCTGAGCTTGTACAAGGACCGACAGGATGACCAGAACACGTTACGCTGA